The following coding sequences lie in one Nitratireductor mangrovi genomic window:
- the ptsN gene encoding PTS IIA-like nitrogen regulatory protein PtsN produces MDLSDLIEVSAVMPALKANSKKQLLQMLAEKASQITGIPEREVFDTILQRERLGSTGVGNGIAIPHGKLPGVEAITGLFARLETPVEFEALDDQPVDLVFLLIAPEGAGADHLKALSRIARVLRDPDTVAKIRGTKDAAAIHTFLASKPASHAA; encoded by the coding sequence ATGGATCTCAGCGATCTGATCGAGGTTTCGGCAGTGATGCCGGCCTTGAAGGCGAATTCGAAAAAGCAGCTGCTCCAGATGCTGGCCGAGAAGGCGAGCCAGATCACCGGTATCCCGGAGCGCGAGGTTTTCGACACGATCCTGCAGCGCGAGCGGCTTGGCTCGACAGGTGTCGGCAACGGTATCGCGATCCCGCACGGTAAACTGCCGGGCGTGGAAGCTATTACGGGACTTTTCGCGCGGCTGGAAACGCCGGTCGAGTTCGAGGCCCTGGACGACCAGCCGGTCGACCTGGTGTTTCTGCTCATCGCACCCGAGGGGGCGGGTGCCGACCATCTGAAAGCGCTGTCGCGGATCGCGCGAGTGTTGCGCGATCCTGACACCGTGGCGAAGATCCGCGGCACCAAGGACGCCGCGGCCATTCACACTTTCCTGGCCTCCAAGCCCGCCTCGCACGCTGCCTGA
- the hpf gene encoding ribosome hibernation-promoting factor, HPF/YfiA family, with the protein MGLRISGKQMEIGDAFRTKIDDRIAEAVDKYFDGGFSGRVTVEKSGSRYSADCMLHLDTGMALQAEGRAQDPQAAFDAAADRIEKRLRRYKRRLKSHQGAPQEAAWTDAAYRVMAPVAEEDEEVPEDFSPAVVAESSLQLRTMTVASAVIELDTKDSPVYVFRNAGTDSVNIVYRRADGNIGWIDPSETSGTA; encoded by the coding sequence ATGGGCCTGCGAATTTCTGGCAAGCAGATGGAAATCGGCGACGCGTTCCGCACCAAGATCGATGACAGGATCGCCGAGGCAGTGGACAAATATTTCGACGGGGGATTTTCGGGCCGGGTAACGGTCGAAAAGTCGGGATCCCGCTATTCGGCTGACTGCATGCTCCATCTCGACACCGGAATGGCGCTGCAGGCCGAGGGCCGGGCCCAGGATCCGCAGGCCGCGTTCGATGCGGCGGCCGACCGGATCGAAAAGCGGCTGCGCCGCTACAAGAGGCGGCTGAAGTCACACCAGGGCGCGCCACAGGAAGCGGCCTGGACCGACGCAGCCTACCGGGTCATGGCGCCGGTCGCCGAGGAGGACGAAGAGGTGCCGGAGGACTTTTCCCCGGCTGTAGTCGCGGAGTCCTCGCTGCAGTTGAGGACCATGACCGTCGCCTCCGCCGTCATCGAACTCGATACCAAGGACAGTCCGGTCTACGTGTTCCGCAACGCCGGCACCGACAGCGTCAACATCGTTTACCGCCGCGCAGACGGCAATATCGGCTGGATAGACCCGTCCGAGACATCCGGCACGGCCTAG
- the rpoN gene encoding RNA polymerase factor sigma-54, with the protein MALTAKLQLRQAQSLVMTPQLMQSIRLLQFTHAELERFIDDEIERNPLLERGDDEAPELEPADDVQRRDDTTEEWFEADLDPSAERLAGRLDSTLENVFPDDPGGGDRLGPELMASWRSGLGAGPGTHAGMTDGFDLEDVVAAAPTLRDHVHQQLVFLFSGMRERLIAAELADGLDECGYLRLELDDVADRLGAPLADVEGVLAACQTVDPAGMFARDLAECLALQLARRQRLDPAMRVLVDHLDLLARRDFATLRKLCGVDEGDLIDMLAEIRTLDPKPGSAFLHDGIETIVPDVVVKAAPDGSWAVELNPDALPRVLVDQTYFARVSADAGSDADRAFLSECLQNANWLTRSLDQRARTILKVTSEIVRQQDAFLVHGIRHMRPLNLKTVADAIGMHESTVSRVTSNKYMMTPRGMFELRYFFTSAIASAEGGDAHSAEAVRHRIREMIDEETAAKVLSDDAIVDILRTTGIDIARRTVAKYRESMSIPSSVQRRREKRALAAADR; encoded by the coding sequence ATGGCCCTGACAGCCAAGTTGCAGCTGCGCCAGGCGCAGTCGCTGGTCATGACGCCGCAACTGATGCAGTCGATCCGGCTGCTGCAGTTCACCCATGCCGAGCTGGAACGCTTCATCGACGACGAGATCGAGCGCAATCCGCTGCTTGAGCGCGGCGACGACGAGGCCCCTGAGCTTGAGCCGGCAGACGATGTCCAGCGCCGCGACGACACGACCGAGGAATGGTTCGAAGCCGACCTCGACCCGAGCGCCGAGAGGCTGGCCGGGCGGCTGGACAGCACGCTGGAAAACGTCTTTCCCGACGATCCGGGCGGCGGCGACCGCCTCGGCCCGGAACTCATGGCCAGTTGGCGCTCCGGCCTGGGCGCCGGCCCGGGCACCCATGCGGGCATGACCGATGGGTTCGATCTCGAGGATGTGGTGGCCGCGGCGCCGACCCTGCGCGACCACGTCCACCAACAGCTCGTCTTCCTTTTCTCGGGCATGCGCGAAAGGTTGATTGCCGCCGAACTGGCCGACGGCCTCGACGAGTGCGGTTACCTTCGACTCGAGCTCGACGACGTCGCCGACCGCCTGGGCGCGCCGCTGGCGGATGTCGAGGGCGTGCTCGCCGCGTGCCAGACAGTGGACCCAGCGGGGATGTTTGCCCGGGACCTTGCGGAATGCCTTGCATTGCAACTCGCGCGGCGGCAGCGGCTTGACCCGGCGATGCGAGTGCTCGTCGACCATCTCGACCTCCTGGCAAGGCGCGACTTTGCGACGCTGAGAAAACTATGCGGCGTCGACGAAGGCGACCTCATCGACATGTTGGCCGAAATCCGCACCCTGGACCCGAAGCCGGGTTCGGCCTTCCTGCACGACGGGATCGAGACCATCGTGCCCGACGTCGTGGTCAAGGCGGCGCCCGACGGCAGTTGGGCGGTGGAACTCAATCCAGACGCGCTGCCGCGCGTCCTTGTCGACCAGACCTATTTCGCCCGCGTGTCGGCCGACGCCGGCTCGGATGCCGACCGGGCCTTCCTGTCGGAATGCCTGCAGAACGCCAACTGGCTGACGCGCAGTCTCGACCAGCGTGCCCGCACCATCCTCAAGGTCACCTCCGAGATCGTGCGCCAGCAGGACGCCTTTCTGGTCCACGGCATCCGCCACATGCGGCCGCTCAACCTCAAGACGGTCGCCGACGCGATAGGCATGCACGAATCGACGGTCAGCCGGGTCACTTCCAACAAATACATGATGACCCCGCGCGGCATGTTCGAACTGCGCTACTTCTTCACCTCGGCGATCGCCTCGGCGGAGGGCGGCGACGCGCACTCCGCCGAGGCGGTGCGCCACCGCATCCGCGAGATGATCGACGAGGAAACGGCGGCGAAAGTGCTCTCCGACGACGCCATTGTGGATATCCTGAGGACAACCGGCATCGACATCGCCCGGCGCACGGTCGCGAAGTACCGGGAAAGCATGAGCATTCCCTCATCGGTGCAACGCCGGCGCGAAAAGCGGGCGCTTGCGGCGGCGGATCGCTGA
- the lptB gene encoding LPS export ABC transporter ATP-binding protein, translating into MIARGLSKSYRGRAVVSGVSIGLRAGEAVGLLGPNGAGKTTCFYMVTGLIPVDEGMIEIDGFDVTSMPMYRRARLGIGYLPQEASIFRGLTVEGNIRAVLEVVEKNRRRREEKLDELLEEFHIPHLRKAPALSLSGGERRRLEIARALASNPNFMLLDEPFAGVDPIAVSDIQQLVRHLTARGIGVLITDHNVRETLGLIDRAYILHAGQVLTHGRASDIVNNPDVRRLYLGERFTL; encoded by the coding sequence CTGATCGCAAGGGGCCTTTCCAAGAGCTATCGCGGCCGCGCGGTCGTCAGCGGCGTATCGATCGGCCTGCGCGCCGGCGAGGCCGTCGGCCTGCTGGGACCCAACGGGGCCGGCAAGACCACCTGCTTCTACATGGTCACCGGTCTCATCCCGGTCGACGAGGGCATGATCGAGATCGACGGCTTCGACGTCACCTCGATGCCGATGTACCGACGCGCAAGGCTCGGCATCGGCTACCTGCCGCAGGAAGCCTCGATCTTCCGCGGCCTCACCGTGGAAGGCAACATCCGCGCGGTGCTCGAAGTGGTGGAAAAGAACCGGCGGCGGCGCGAGGAAAAGCTCGACGAGTTGCTGGAAGAGTTTCACATCCCGCATCTGCGCAAGGCGCCGGCGCTGTCGTTGTCCGGCGGTGAGCGGCGCAGGCTGGAGATCGCGCGCGCGCTGGCCTCCAATCCCAATTTCATGCTCCTCGACGAGCCCTTCGCCGGCGTTGACCCGATCGCGGTCTCGGACATCCAGCAGCTCGTGCGCCACCTGACGGCGCGCGGCATCGGTGTCTTGATCACCGACCACAACGTTCGCGAGACGCTCGGCCTCATCGATCGCGCCTATATCCTGCACGCCGGGCAGGTCCTGACCCATGGCCGGGCCAGCGACATCGTCAACAATCCCGACGTGCGGCGGCTTTACCTCGGCGAACGCTTCACGCTGTGA
- a CDS encoding LptA/OstA family protein, whose protein sequence is MNRISSALTAIVFGLSLAPAYAQTSETSRVTGLKLSGDEPIQIESDRLEVRDQEGLAIFTGNVNVVQGPTVLKSGRMRVFYLKQDDGSTSPIAGAGAGNIERLEVDQKVYVKTETQVATADAATFDMKTEILVMTGKEVVLSDSGNVVVGCKLTVHMATGQALLDGCDKGANATGRVKMLLNPKSQSQ, encoded by the coding sequence ATGAACCGGATTTCCAGCGCCCTCACCGCGATCGTGTTCGGACTTTCCCTCGCGCCCGCCTATGCACAGACCAGCGAGACGTCGCGCGTGACGGGGCTCAAGTTGTCGGGCGACGAGCCGATCCAGATCGAGAGCGACCGCCTCGAAGTGCGCGACCAGGAGGGTCTGGCGATCTTCACCGGCAACGTCAACGTGGTCCAGGGCCCGACGGTGCTCAAGTCCGGTCGCATGCGGGTCTTTTACCTCAAGCAGGATGATGGGAGCACCTCGCCGATCGCGGGCGCGGGGGCCGGCAACATCGAGCGTCTGGAAGTCGACCAGAAAGTTTACGTCAAGACCGAGACACAGGTCGCCACCGCCGACGCCGCCACCTTCGACATGAAGACCGAGATACTGGTCATGACCGGCAAGGAGGTGGTGCTGTCCGACAGCGGCAACGTGGTGGTCGGCTGCAAGCTGACCGTCCACATGGCGACCGGCCAGGCGCTTCTTGATGGCTGCGACAAGGGCGCCAACGCGACCGGCCGCGTGAAGATGCTGCTCAACCCCAAGTCACAAAGCCAGTAA
- the lptC gene encoding LPS export ABC transporter periplasmic protein LptC, with the protein MAQTSAEQSSVAAGGNASARRDEAAFLEAKRHSTRVRAVKLALPVIAAALAAGFFAYSYALSPTGLAIDVEATAIRDGKLVMANPKVSGYTDENLPYTMTAIRAIQDLSQSGLIELEEIDATFPVSGGNEATVRAATGKFDEAGNTLDITSPVTFKTSDGMTANLESAFINIDAGELSTEKPVDIVQTGSRITADSFQVLEKGKVFVFEKRVRVTIEPKQTSGEPGTAAGD; encoded by the coding sequence GAACAGAGCAGCGTCGCCGCAGGCGGCAACGCATCCGCGCGCCGCGACGAGGCCGCCTTCCTGGAAGCAAAGCGACATTCAACGCGGGTACGCGCCGTCAAACTCGCGCTACCTGTCATCGCAGCGGCGTTGGCGGCCGGCTTCTTCGCCTATTCCTACGCGCTTTCTCCGACGGGGCTTGCCATCGATGTCGAGGCGACGGCGATCCGCGACGGCAAGCTGGTGATGGCAAACCCGAAGGTCAGCGGCTACACCGACGAAAACCTGCCCTACACCATGACTGCCATACGCGCGATCCAGGATCTGTCGCAGTCCGGATTGATCGAACTGGAGGAGATCGACGCGACGTTTCCGGTCAGCGGCGGCAATGAGGCAACGGTGCGGGCGGCGACCGGCAAGTTTGACGAGGCCGGCAATACGCTTGACATCACAAGCCCGGTTACGTTCAAGACCAGCGACGGCATGACGGCCAATCTTGAATCGGCCTTCATCAACATCGATGCCGGGGAGCTCTCGACCGAAAAGCCTGTCGACATTGTGCAGACCGGCTCGCGGATCACCGCCGACAGTTTCCAGGTGCTCGAAAAAGGCAAGGTCTTCGTTTTCGAAAAGCGCGTTCGCGTGACGATCGAGCCAAAGCAGACGTCCGGTGAACCGGGCACGGCAGCGGGTGACTGA